A single region of the Microlunatus panaciterrae genome encodes:
- a CDS encoding S1C family serine protease, whose amino-acid sequence MNNDEHSGLNTPPFGHVAHGGPLDQRDRAAGHPDPGSGFNTGPDVGPGFVPPGGHPFPHQHSDHQPTQVFPAGPDESRARATSPVAVLERPRRRMGSLIAAVTLSALVGAGTGIGSFAYATHSDSVQVPIRVTTAPAAKTAVLNGTISAAAAKIEPSVVTITVQGAQAEDIGTGIVLDTAGHILTNWHVVEAAAKNGKITVTLHDGQTATAALIGSSSTNDLAVIKVDGVKNLVPVVFAKSSSVVVGQSVVAAGAPLGLSETITSGIVSNTARPVRSGVDGNAVYLAVQTDTAINPGNSGGPLVDLNGSVLGINSSIASTGSGQGQGSQSGSIGIGFAIPADVASRVAGDIIAHGTSPDAVMGVSVAGSDSTDPTATGVALQSVTKGSAADKAGLRAGDVITKVNDFDTTSADGLIAATRFYAPGSTVTVTYQRSGATDTTRVTLGSR is encoded by the coding sequence ATGAACAACGACGAGCACAGCGGACTGAACACACCCCCTTTCGGCCACGTCGCGCACGGCGGACCTCTCGACCAGCGCGACAGGGCTGCCGGCCATCCCGACCCGGGGTCAGGGTTCAACACCGGCCCCGACGTCGGCCCCGGCTTCGTTCCTCCCGGTGGGCACCCCTTCCCGCACCAGCACTCCGATCATCAGCCGACCCAGGTGTTCCCGGCCGGCCCCGATGAGTCCCGTGCGCGAGCGACCTCCCCGGTAGCCGTGCTGGAGCGACCGAGGCGCCGAATGGGCAGCCTCATTGCGGCGGTGACCCTCTCGGCGCTGGTCGGTGCCGGCACCGGCATCGGTTCCTTCGCGTACGCGACGCACTCCGACAGCGTCCAGGTCCCGATCAGGGTGACGACCGCGCCCGCGGCCAAGACGGCCGTCCTGAACGGGACGATCTCAGCCGCGGCAGCCAAGATCGAGCCGTCGGTCGTCACCATCACCGTCCAGGGAGCGCAGGCCGAGGACATCGGCACCGGCATCGTCCTGGACACCGCCGGCCACATCCTGACGAACTGGCATGTGGTCGAGGCAGCCGCCAAGAACGGCAAGATCACCGTCACGCTCCATGACGGTCAGACCGCCACCGCCGCCCTGATCGGATCGTCCAGCACCAATGACCTGGCAGTGATCAAGGTCGACGGGGTCAAGAACCTGGTGCCGGTCGTGTTCGCCAAGTCGTCCTCGGTTGTTGTCGGCCAGAGTGTGGTGGCGGCCGGTGCACCGCTCGGCCTGTCCGAGACGATCACCAGCGGGATCGTCTCCAACACCGCCCGGCCGGTGCGCTCCGGCGTCGACGGCAACGCGGTCTATCTGGCCGTTCAGACCGACACGGCGATCAACCCTGGCAACTCTGGTGGACCGTTGGTCGACCTGAACGGCTCCGTGCTGGGCATCAACTCCTCAATCGCCAGCACCGGCTCCGGCCAGGGCCAGGGCAGCCAGTCGGGAAGCATCGGCATCGGGTTCGCCATCCCGGCCGACGTGGCCAGCCGCGTCGCAGGAGACATCATCGCCCATGGCACCTCACCGGATGCGGTGATGGGGGTCAGCGTGGCCGGCAGCGACAGCACCGACCCGACGGCGACCGGCGTGGCCCTGCAGTCGGTGACCAAGGGGAGTGCGGCGGACAAGGCGGGGCTGCGGGCCGGTGACGTGATCACCAAGGTCAACGACTTCGACACCACCAGCGCCGACGGCCTGATCGCAGCCACCCGGTTCTACGCGCCAGGCAGCACCGTCACCGTCACCTACCAGCGCAGCGGTGCCACCGACACCACCCGGGTGACACTCGGCTCGCGTTAG
- a CDS encoding Crp/Fnr family transcriptional regulator, translating into MDPEVLKQAPLFKGLEDEAASALSAAMGTIRLSKGEILFHEGELEDRLYVVVKGKIKLGRSGSAGRENLLAVLGPGQMFGELSLFDPGPRSTTATAVTNCELRTLEHDELMTWLTGRPEVARGLLGQLAARLRRANDVVADLVFSDVPGRVAKALLDLATRFGERKDDGIHVHHDLTQEELAQLVGASRETVNKALADFAARGWIRLEPRSVTLIDVDRVERRAR; encoded by the coding sequence GTGGACCCGGAAGTCTTGAAGCAAGCCCCGCTCTTCAAGGGGCTGGAAGACGAGGCTGCTTCGGCGCTGTCCGCGGCGATGGGGACGATCAGACTCAGCAAGGGCGAGATCCTCTTCCACGAGGGTGAGCTCGAGGACCGGTTGTACGTGGTGGTGAAGGGCAAGATCAAGCTCGGCCGCAGCGGGTCCGCCGGACGGGAGAACCTGCTCGCCGTGCTCGGTCCGGGGCAGATGTTCGGCGAGCTGTCGCTGTTCGACCCTGGACCCCGATCGACGACCGCGACCGCGGTGACCAACTGTGAGCTCCGGACTCTCGAGCATGACGAGCTGATGACCTGGTTGACGGGTCGACCCGAGGTGGCTCGCGGTCTCCTGGGCCAGTTGGCGGCCCGGCTCCGGCGTGCCAATGACGTGGTCGCCGACCTGGTCTTCTCCGATGTCCCTGGCCGGGTGGCGAAGGCGCTGCTGGACCTCGCGACCCGGTTCGGTGAACGCAAGGACGACGGGATCCATGTCCATCACGACCTCACCCAGGAGGAGCTGGCCCAACTGGTCGGGGCCTCCCGGGAGACGGTCAACAAGGCGCTCGCCGACTTCGCCGCCCGTGGTTGGATCAGGCTGGAGCCCCGCTCGGTGACCCTGATCGATGTGGACCGGGTCGAGCGTCGGGCCCGCTGA
- the nth gene encoding endonuclease III yields the protein MSTTAAAKPEIASMDKTRTALVRRARTINRTLAATYPQAHCELDFGTPLELLVATILSAQSTDKRVNLVTPVLFARYPNAAAYAGADRAELEELLKPTGFFRAKTDALLKLGAALVERFDGQVPGNLADLVSLPGVGRKTANVVLGNAFGVPGITVDTHFGRLVRRFGWTTETDPDKVEAEVGALFERRDWTQLSHNLIWHGRRRCHARNPACGACPVARWCPAFGEGETDPKKAAKLVREPRG from the coding sequence ATGAGCACAACCGCGGCGGCCAAACCAGAGATCGCATCGATGGACAAGACCCGGACCGCCCTGGTGCGCCGGGCTCGCACCATCAACCGCACTCTCGCCGCGACGTATCCCCAGGCCCACTGCGAGCTCGACTTCGGCACCCCCCTCGAACTGTTGGTGGCCACCATCCTGTCCGCCCAGTCGACCGACAAGCGGGTCAACCTGGTGACGCCGGTGCTGTTCGCGCGCTACCCGAACGCGGCTGCCTACGCCGGTGCCGACCGGGCCGAGCTGGAGGAGCTGCTCAAGCCGACCGGGTTCTTCCGCGCCAAGACCGACGCTCTGCTCAAGCTGGGCGCTGCCCTGGTGGAACGGTTCGACGGGCAGGTCCCGGGTAACCTCGCCGATCTCGTCTCACTGCCGGGTGTCGGCCGGAAGACCGCCAACGTCGTGCTGGGCAACGCCTTCGGGGTGCCGGGAATCACCGTCGACACCCACTTCGGCCGGCTGGTCCGGCGGTTCGGCTGGACCACCGAGACGGACCCGGACAAGGTGGAGGCCGAGGTCGGCGCGTTGTTCGAGCGGCGTGACTGGACCCAGCTCTCCCACAACCTGATCTGGCATGGTCGGCGGCGCTGCCATGCCCGCAACCCCGCCTGCGGCGCCTGCCCGGTGGCGCGCTGGTGTCCCGCTTTCGGTGAGGGGGAGACTGACCCGAAGAAGGCCGCCAAGCTCGTCCGGGAGCCGCGCGGATGA
- a CDS encoding TlpA family protein disulfide reductase yields the protein MRLRRSSGLVLGLLLLLAGCGQPAVTRGAGPASSTGLAAPATTPATGELSAAKKKAAIEDCPASDPSVPAHQQGLPDLVLQCLGGGRPVRLAGLRGRPMMINIWAQWCPPCRQEAPFISEVAQQKQDRLLVLGVDYADPRPELAIEFAQLSGWRFPQLVDQDHALKDPLKIIGPPQTLFVDAQGVVVYRHSGPFSSAEQIRELAQTHLGVTL from the coding sequence ATGAGGTTGCGTCGCAGCTCGGGGCTCGTCCTCGGCCTGTTGCTGTTGCTCGCCGGCTGCGGTCAACCAGCCGTCACCAGAGGTGCCGGGCCGGCGTCGTCGACCGGCTTGGCCGCACCGGCGACCACCCCGGCAACCGGGGAGCTGTCGGCGGCCAAGAAGAAGGCAGCCATCGAGGACTGCCCGGCTTCCGACCCGTCCGTGCCCGCACACCAGCAGGGTCTGCCCGACCTGGTCCTTCAGTGCCTCGGCGGCGGCCGACCGGTGCGGCTGGCCGGGTTGCGGGGCCGGCCGATGATGATCAACATCTGGGCCCAGTGGTGTCCGCCATGCCGGCAGGAGGCTCCTTTCATCTCCGAGGTGGCGCAGCAGAAGCAGGACCGGCTGCTGGTCCTCGGCGTCGACTATGCCGATCCGAGACCCGAGCTGGCGATCGAGTTCGCCCAGCTGTCAGGGTGGCGGTTCCCGCAGCTCGTCGACCAGGATCATGCCCTGAAGGACCCGCTGAAGATCATCGGGCCGCCGCAGACGTTGTTCGTCGACGCGCAAGGGGTCGTGGTCTACCGTCACTCGGGCCCGTTCAGTTCCGCAGAACAGATCCGGGAACTTGCCCAGACCCATCTGGGGGTGACGCTGTGA
- a CDS encoding NUDIX hydrolase: MSSGDPAELPGWLQPLQSALADAQRLERLRSLRPGVGARQAAVLILIGETDQGPDLLFVERAATMRSHPGQIAFPGGGADQADVDLAATAVREAVEETGVEPSGIEVFGSLPTAHVAVSGYDVTPVTAWWRQPSPVAAADPREVASVHRVGVHELSDPASRVQVRHPSGYTGPAFEVHDLFIWGLTAHFVDGLLDLAGWQTAWDKTRMASIPERYLTDSRSRRGNDAY; this comes from the coding sequence GTGAGCAGCGGCGACCCAGCCGAGCTGCCCGGCTGGCTGCAGCCACTGCAGTCGGCCCTGGCCGACGCCCAGCGGCTGGAGCGACTTCGGTCACTGCGGCCCGGTGTCGGGGCCCGGCAGGCGGCGGTCCTGATCTTGATCGGGGAGACCGACCAGGGACCGGACCTGCTGTTCGTCGAGCGGGCTGCAACCATGCGGTCACATCCCGGACAGATCGCCTTTCCCGGCGGAGGTGCCGACCAGGCTGATGTTGATCTTGCTGCGACCGCGGTTCGGGAGGCGGTGGAGGAGACCGGGGTGGAACCTTCGGGGATCGAGGTCTTCGGGTCGCTGCCGACCGCGCACGTGGCGGTGAGCGGCTACGACGTCACTCCGGTCACCGCCTGGTGGCGCCAACCCAGCCCGGTAGCTGCCGCGGACCCTCGTGAGGTCGCCTCGGTCCATCGGGTCGGCGTACACGAGCTCAGCGATCCGGCCAGCAGGGTGCAGGTGCGGCACCCTTCGGGCTATACCGGGCCGGCCTTTGAGGTTCACGACCTCTTCATCTGGGGCCTCACCGCCCACTTCGTCGACGGCCTGCTCGACCTTGCCGGTTGGCAGACCGCGTGGGACAAGACCAGGATGGCCTCGATTCCCGAGCGCTATCTCACCGACAGTCGATCCCGAAGGGGTAACGATGCCTACTGA
- a CDS encoding metal-dependent phosphohydrolase produces the protein MPTDLTALEEELLEAWERNLPGQRQLGAALLARYAEPHRRYHTTEHLAMVLRRIEEFADQDHDLFLVRLAAWFHDAVYAVPEGQVSNEEASARLTIRELGRTGLEQEDLNEVARLVRVTATHQPSSQDRNGDLLCDADLAILAAPAEEYRRYVEDITAEYAHVDRLDFILGRHDLLTTLSDGDIFRTAKGRRLLPQARTNLETELAALERQYRDLAGDQAAEDLWQERR, from the coding sequence ATGCCTACTGACCTGACCGCACTCGAAGAGGAGCTGCTGGAAGCCTGGGAGCGGAACCTCCCAGGTCAGCGGCAACTGGGGGCCGCGTTGCTGGCTCGCTATGCCGAGCCTCACCGTCGCTACCACACGACGGAGCACCTGGCGATGGTGCTGAGGAGGATCGAGGAGTTCGCCGACCAAGATCATGACCTGTTCCTGGTTCGGTTGGCCGCCTGGTTCCACGACGCTGTCTACGCGGTTCCGGAAGGACAGGTCAGCAACGAAGAGGCATCCGCACGGCTGACCATCCGCGAGCTGGGGCGGACCGGTCTGGAGCAGGAGGACCTGAATGAGGTCGCCCGCCTGGTCCGGGTCACTGCCACCCACCAGCCCAGCTCGCAGGACCGGAACGGTGACCTGCTCTGCGACGCCGACCTGGCCATCCTGGCGGCACCGGCCGAGGAGTACCGCCGCTACGTCGAGGACATCACCGCCGAGTACGCGCACGTCGACCGGCTCGACTTCATCCTCGGCCGCCATGATCTCTTGACCACCCTCTCGGACGGTGACATCTTTCGTACTGCGAAGGGTCGGCGACTGTTGCCGCAGGCCCGTACCAATCTGGAGACCGAGCTGGCTGCACTCGAGCGCCAGTACCGTGACCTCGCGGGCGACCAGGCCGCAGAAGACCTCTGGCAGGAGCGACGATGA
- a CDS encoding glycoside hydrolase family 13 protein, with the protein MTQIPGNESRPVSAGGSAARPEGWWRNAVVYQIYPRSFMDSNTDGMGDLPGITSKLDYLHQLGVDVVWLSPVYTSPQDDNGYDISNYQDIDPTFGTLADLDALIRGLHQRGMKLVMDLVVNHTSDEHPWFVESRDPASPKRDWYWWRPARAGHEPGTEGAEPNNWESAFSGSAWQFDEVSGEYFLHLFSRKQPDLNWENPEVRQAIYAMMRWWVERGVDGFRMDVINLISKDPALPDGEVKPGRRFASSFRSVANGPRIHEFLHEMNREVLAGNNLLTVGEMPGASVEEARLYTDPARQELDMVFTFEHMNLDQVAGSSKWDLMELHLPRLKENLAHWQTALDEVGWNSLYWNNHDQPRAVSRFGDDSHEHRVNSAKTLGTILHMHKGTPYVYQGEELGMTNSYFTEITQYQDIESINYHADATSLGMEAAHVLASLAVKSRDNARTPVQWDDSRHAGFTGGIPWLPNNPNYVEVNAAAAVADPDSVFHHYRKLIKLRHDHPVVVEGTFALLLPEHDHLYAFTRSYQEQVLLTVANCSSGVVEIPPGALPDLAGAELLLGTHRDSSAATLQPWESRILLLKR; encoded by the coding sequence ATGACCCAGATCCCAGGCAACGAGAGCCGCCCGGTGAGCGCCGGTGGTTCAGCCGCGCGGCCGGAAGGATGGTGGCGCAACGCGGTCGTGTACCAGATTTATCCCCGCTCGTTCATGGACAGCAACACCGACGGCATGGGCGACCTGCCCGGCATCACCTCCAAGCTGGACTACCTGCACCAGCTCGGCGTGGACGTGGTGTGGCTGTCGCCGGTCTACACGTCACCGCAGGACGACAACGGCTACGACATCAGCAACTACCAGGACATCGACCCGACCTTCGGCACGCTGGCTGACCTCGACGCCCTGATCCGCGGTCTGCACCAGCGTGGGATGAAGCTGGTGATGGACCTGGTGGTCAACCACACCTCGGACGAGCACCCGTGGTTCGTCGAGTCGCGTGATCCGGCTTCACCGAAGCGTGACTGGTACTGGTGGCGGCCGGCCCGTGCGGGGCACGAACCAGGTACCGAGGGGGCCGAACCGAACAACTGGGAGTCGGCCTTCTCCGGCTCCGCATGGCAGTTCGACGAGGTCAGCGGCGAGTACTTCCTGCACCTGTTCAGCAGGAAGCAGCCCGACTTGAACTGGGAGAACCCCGAGGTCCGGCAGGCCATCTACGCGATGATGCGCTGGTGGGTCGAGCGTGGCGTCGACGGCTTCCGGATGGATGTCATCAATCTGATCTCCAAGGATCCGGCCCTGCCGGACGGCGAGGTGAAGCCAGGACGCCGGTTCGCCAGCTCGTTCCGGAGCGTCGCCAACGGGCCCAGGATCCACGAGTTCCTGCACGAGATGAACCGCGAGGTGCTGGCCGGCAACAACCTGCTCACCGTCGGCGAGATGCCGGGTGCCTCGGTGGAGGAGGCCAGGCTCTACACCGATCCTGCTCGCCAGGAGCTGGACATGGTCTTCACCTTCGAGCACATGAACCTCGACCAGGTGGCGGGATCCAGCAAGTGGGACCTGATGGAGCTGCACCTGCCACGGTTGAAGGAGAACCTGGCCCACTGGCAGACCGCGCTGGATGAGGTCGGCTGGAACTCGCTGTACTGGAACAACCACGACCAGCCTCGTGCGGTGTCGCGATTCGGCGACGACTCGCACGAGCATCGGGTGAACTCGGCCAAGACGCTCGGCACCATCCTGCACATGCACAAGGGGACTCCGTATGTGTACCAGGGTGAAGAGCTCGGGATGACGAACAGCTACTTCACCGAGATCACCCAGTACCAGGACATCGAGTCGATCAACTACCACGCCGACGCGACCAGTCTGGGGATGGAAGCGGCCCATGTGCTGGCATCGCTGGCGGTGAAGAGCCGCGACAACGCCCGGACACCGGTCCAGTGGGACGACTCCAGACACGCCGGCTTCACCGGCGGCATCCCATGGCTGCCGAACAACCCGAACTACGTCGAGGTCAACGCCGCAGCCGCAGTCGCCGATCCCGACTCGGTCTTCCACCACTACCGCAAGCTGATCAAGCTCCGGCACGACCACCCGGTGGTGGTCGAGGGCACCTTCGCGCTGCTGTTGCCCGAGCATGATCACCTCTACGCGTTCACCCGGAGCTATCAGGAGCAGGTGCTGCTGACCGTCGCTAACTGTTCGTCGGGCGTGGTGGAGATTCCGCCGGGGGCGCTGCCCGATCTCGCCGGTGCCGAGCTGTTGCTGGGCACGCACCGCGACAGCTCCGCCGCGACGCTGCAGCCCTGGGAGTCGAGGATCCTGCTGCTGAAGCGGTGA
- a CDS encoding GMC family oxidoreductase, with amino-acid sequence MNNEAPAATGQHAAEPIDGLIPEPAERLLLRALLDTIVPEDDYPSALQSGGLRFLYGVLTGDRPEWLDRVRRALAVVSAATGSRGEVTFDRLDIDQRLAVLDTLSDDPDYRWFALLVTDGFYADPANGGNDDAASWDMIGWTPDPAGGWPSSSAPIDRSGWVSRDGLLPHYDAIVIGSGAGGGVAACVLAESGRRVLVVERGDFPTADFLARDHLRNARTDVGFDHRTAPSTRGNPRTLQLGGSAVELVPTDGRWSNNAMTVGGGTRIYGAQAWRFAPEDFQMASTYGVPEGSALVDWPISYADLEPYYGRAEREIGVSGSVIGDTSGAWRSTDYPMPPLPITRPGQLLADAAKRLEISTLAVPLLINSKPYGGRNACVQCAQCVGFACPVEAKNGAHNTVLARALATGRTSLLLGTRAERVTTDARGRVSGVTLVGDIGGSQWRAQVDADEVIISAGAIETARLLLNSPSDQEPDGLGNNQDQVGRHLQGHVYAGALGIFPDPVNDHVGPGAAVATNDFRHHNPGIIGGGMLANEFVPTPVGYHSYLFGAGLLTLHGFEAKRGMRHLVPRMQRVVGPIQELTSAEARVRLDRGVRDSFGIPVVRLSGSHHPEDNRTQAFLSERAADWLTAAGAHRVIKAPARPLGVGPSGGQHQAGTCRMGIDPKTSVTDPHGRVWGHDNLRVVDGSLNVTNGGVNPVLTIFANAFRVMDLMLAE; translated from the coding sequence GTGAACAACGAAGCGCCCGCCGCAACAGGGCAGCACGCCGCCGAACCGATCGACGGACTGATCCCGGAACCTGCGGAGCGGCTGCTGCTGCGGGCCCTGCTCGACACCATCGTGCCCGAGGATGACTATCCCTCGGCACTGCAGTCGGGCGGACTGCGCTTCCTCTACGGCGTGCTGACGGGTGACCGCCCCGAATGGCTCGACCGGGTCCGTCGCGCCCTAGCCGTGGTGTCGGCCGCGACCGGCAGCCGTGGTGAGGTGACGTTCGACCGACTGGACATCGATCAGCGGCTCGCGGTCCTGGATACGCTGTCCGACGATCCCGACTACCGGTGGTTCGCCCTCCTGGTCACCGACGGGTTCTACGCCGACCCGGCCAACGGTGGCAACGACGACGCCGCGTCCTGGGACATGATCGGCTGGACGCCCGACCCGGCCGGCGGCTGGCCGTCGAGCAGCGCGCCGATCGACCGGTCTGGCTGGGTCAGCCGCGACGGGCTCCTGCCGCACTACGACGCGATCGTCATCGGCAGCGGCGCCGGCGGCGGCGTGGCCGCCTGTGTGCTGGCCGAGTCCGGCCGCAGAGTGCTCGTGGTGGAGCGCGGCGACTTCCCCACTGCCGACTTCCTCGCCCGGGACCATCTGCGCAACGCCCGGACCGACGTCGGGTTCGACCACCGGACCGCCCCTTCCACCCGGGGGAACCCGCGGACCCTGCAGCTCGGGGGCAGCGCTGTCGAGCTGGTGCCCACCGACGGTCGATGGAGCAACAACGCCATGACCGTCGGCGGTGGCACCCGCATCTACGGTGCGCAGGCGTGGCGGTTCGCACCCGAGGACTTCCAGATGGCCAGCACCTACGGGGTACCGGAGGGCAGCGCTCTGGTGGACTGGCCGATCAGCTACGCCGATCTCGAGCCGTACTATGGCCGGGCCGAGCGCGAGATCGGGGTCAGCGGCTCGGTCATCGGTGATACGTCGGGTGCGTGGCGCAGCACCGACTACCCGATGCCGCCGCTGCCGATCACCCGACCCGGCCAGCTGCTGGCGGATGCAGCCAAACGGCTCGAGATCAGCACGCTCGCGGTCCCGCTCCTGATCAACTCGAAGCCGTACGGCGGTCGCAACGCCTGCGTGCAGTGCGCCCAGTGCGTCGGCTTCGCCTGCCCGGTCGAGGCGAAGAACGGCGCGCACAACACCGTGCTGGCCAGGGCGCTGGCGACCGGCAGAACCTCGCTGCTGTTGGGCACCCGGGCCGAGCGGGTGACCACCGATGCCCGCGGAAGGGTCAGCGGCGTGACGCTGGTCGGTGACATCGGCGGCAGTCAGTGGCGGGCCCAGGTGGACGCCGATGAGGTGATCATCTCCGCAGGTGCGATCGAGACTGCGCGGCTGTTGCTGAACAGCCCCAGCGACCAGGAGCCCGACGGGCTGGGGAACAACCAGGACCAGGTCGGCAGGCATCTGCAGGGGCATGTGTATGCGGGGGCGCTCGGCATCTTCCCCGACCCGGTCAACGACCATGTCGGTCCGGGCGCGGCAGTGGCCACCAACGACTTCCGCCATCACAACCCGGGCATCATCGGCGGTGGCATGCTCGCCAACGAGTTCGTCCCGACCCCGGTGGGCTATCACTCCTACCTGTTCGGGGCCGGTCTGTTGACGCTGCACGGCTTCGAGGCCAAAAGGGGGATGCGCCACCTGGTGCCCAGGATGCAGCGGGTGGTGGGCCCCATCCAGGAGCTCACGTCGGCGGAGGCTCGGGTGCGCCTCGACCGGGGCGTCCGGGACTCCTTCGGCATCCCGGTGGTCAGGCTGAGCGGATCGCACCATCCGGAGGACAACCGCACCCAGGCCTTCCTGAGCGAACGCGCCGCCGACTGGTTGACAGCGGCGGGGGCGCACAGGGTGATCAAGGCGCCCGCCCGCCCGCTGGGTGTCGGCCCGAGCGGTGGCCAGCACCAGGCCGGTACCTGCCGGATGGGTATCGACCCGAAGACCTCCGTCACCGACCCGCACGGGCGGGTCTGGGGCCACGACAACCTGCGGGTGGTGGACGGCTCCCTGAACGTCACCAACGGGGGTGTCAATCCGGTGCTGACGATCTTCGCCAACGCCTTCCGGGTGATGGACCTGATGCTCGCCGAGTGA
- a CDS encoding alpha/beta fold hydrolase, with amino-acid sequence MAGAGVRDLLIEGPWQHHDIAANGIRFHLAAGRSLAPDRPLVLLLHGFGEFWWAWRHQIPALDEAGFAVAALDLRGYGASDKTPRGYDPLTTAGDIAGVIRSLGHGTAVLVGHDWGGIAAWSTVAYAPAQVRGLVSVAAPHPLAYPWRHGLRDLAFFQIPLLPERRIMAEDGAFIENLHRSRTAPASLFPNAAEARRYRDALMLWPSPHCALEYQRSFVRNQVRSAGRSYRRALHATFAGPVLSVHGQLDPIVPLAAMAAAGPYIDGPHTVIDLPRVGHLPHEEAPELFTAALLQWLEQRS; translated from the coding sequence ATGGCGGGCGCCGGCGTCCGGGACCTCCTGATCGAGGGCCCGTGGCAGCATCACGATATCGCTGCCAACGGCATCCGGTTCCATCTGGCCGCCGGTCGATCACTCGCCCCGGACCGGCCACTTGTGCTGCTGCTGCACGGCTTCGGCGAGTTCTGGTGGGCGTGGCGGCATCAGATCCCGGCACTGGACGAGGCCGGTTTTGCCGTCGCCGCCCTCGACCTGCGCGGCTACGGCGCCAGCGACAAGACTCCTCGCGGTTACGACCCGCTGACCACGGCCGGCGACATCGCCGGCGTCATCCGCAGCCTGGGCCATGGCACCGCCGTTCTGGTCGGACACGACTGGGGAGGCATCGCCGCCTGGTCCACGGTCGCCTACGCTCCTGCTCAGGTGCGCGGCCTGGTGAGTGTCGCCGCTCCGCACCCGCTGGCCTACCCGTGGCGCCACGGCCTGCGCGATCTCGCCTTCTTCCAGATCCCTCTGCTGCCCGAACGCCGGATCATGGCCGAGGACGGCGCCTTCATCGAGAACCTCCATCGGAGCAGGACCGCACCCGCCAGCCTATTTCCGAACGCAGCGGAGGCGCGCCGCTACCGTGACGCCCTGATGTTGTGGCCGAGTCCCCACTGCGCACTGGAGTACCAGCGCAGCTTCGTGCGCAACCAGGTACGCAGCGCGGGCCGGAGCTATCGACGGGCCTTGCACGCCACCTTCGCGGGCCCGGTGCTGTCGGTGCACGGCCAGCTGGACCCCATCGTGCCGCTGGCAGCCATGGCCGCGGCAGGCCCCTACATCGACGGCCCGCATACGGTCATTGATCTTCCCCGGGTGGGGCACCTTCCGCACGAGGAGGCACCGGAACTCTTCACCGCTGCGCTGCTGCAGTGGCTCGAGCAGCGGTCCTGA